A genome region from Eremothecium cymbalariae DBVPG#7215 chromosome 4, complete sequence includes the following:
- the ENT2 gene encoding epsin (similar to Ashbya gossypii ACL157C) codes for MSKQLLRSAKNVMNGYSQAQVLVRNATSNDEYGPSLDQMEELAERTYSAVEFFEIMVMLDRRLNDKPKNWRHVAKSLTVTDYLVRTGAEACVDWARENMFIIRKLTEFVHVDESSGTDHGQLIRVKAKELIALLRDDERLKEERNLRLGRGKKNPQNVPETNPDGVDPDLKRALEESRITAEEEERRRKLAEKTEDAEELQAALQLSKEEEELRKLRELQQQREQQMAFWQQQQVQQVQYQQQPMYYDIFGNPITLEEYLQYQQQQEQAQQQQLAQQQLLAQQLAEQQASADYYAQQQFLAQQRQMAEQQYLAQKQYLSQQQQPLQSGVNNPFSLNNMHKLESENYEKTASTSFGSPPGGTAGRSSSSTPLQQQPPQKPFPQTQPPSQSQSQPQSQPQQLQATRTGNQSISDKYGELNALLATGTGIDTFGNTGQARISSQHTKTETFINSHGTGFKQVSNEPPKHNPFLTTQYTGLPSTNIVPSHTGYGFGNASSFQQTASKPNDQGMSLIDL; via the coding sequence ATGTCGAAACAGTTGTTACGTAGTGCGAAGAATGTGATGAATGGATATTCGCAGGCGCAAGTGTTGGTGAGGAATGCTACGTCAAATGATGAGTATGGGCCGTCTTTGGATCAAATGGAGGAGCTTGCGGAGCGGACGTATAGTGCGGTTGAGTTTTTTGAGATTATGGTGATGTTGGATAGACGGTTGAATGACAAGCCCAAGAATTGGAGACATGTTGCGAAATCCTTGACGGTGACAGACTATTTGGTGCGGACGGGGGCTGAGGCGTGTGTGGATTGGGCGCGGGAGAACATGTTTATTATTAGGAAGTTGACGGAGTTTGTCCATGTGGATGAGTCTAGTGGTACGGACCATGGGCAGCTTATCAGGGTCAAGGCTAAGGAATTGATTGCATTGTTGAGGGATGATGAGCGGTTGAAGGAGGAGCGGAATTTGCGGCTTGGTCGTGGCAAGAAGAATCCGCAGAATGTTCCGGAGACAAATCCGGATGGTGTAGATCCGGACTTGAAGCGAGCTTTGGAGGAATCTCGTATTACCGCAGAGGAGGAAGAACGTAGGAGGAAGCTAGCTGAGAAAACAGAGGACGCTGAGGAGCTTCAGGCTGCGTTACAGTTAAGtaaggaagaagaggagtTGAGGAAATTGAGGGAGTTGCAGCAACAGCGGGAGCAGCAGATGGCGTTttggcagcagcagcaggttCAGCAGGTTCAGTACCAACAGCAACCGATGTAttatgatatatttggtaATCCGATAACTCTTGAAGAGTACTTGCAGTACCAACAACAGCAGGAGCAagcgcagcagcagcaattggcacagcagcagctacTAGCGCAGCAGCTTGCAGAACAACAAGCTTCTGCAGACTACTATGCGCAGCAGCAATTCCTAGCTCAACAACGGCAGATGGCGGAACAACAGTACTTAGCACAAAAACAGTATTTGAgccaacaacagcagccaTTGCAGTCGGGTGTGAACAATCCGTTCTCTCTAAATAACATGCACAAACTGGAGTCTGAAAATTATGAAAAGACGGCTTCTACATCATTTGGATCCCCCCCTGGTGGGACGGCTGGAAGATCAAGCTCGTCTACTCCATTACAACAGCAACCACCGCAAAAGCCCTTTCCACAAACTCAACCACCATCTCAGTCTCAATCTCAACCACAATCTCAACCACAACAGCTGCAGGCCACTAGAACGGGTAACCAATCTATTTCGGACAAATACGGTGAGCTAAATGCTTTGTTAGCGACGGGAACAGGTATTGATACATTTGGTAACACTGGACAAGCCCGTATTTCATCTCAGCACACAAAAACGGAAACATTTATAAATTCTCATGGTACTGGATTTAAGCAAGTCAGTAATGAACCCCCAAAGCACAACCCTTTCCTAACTACACAATACACGGGGTTACCAAGCACAAACATTGTACCTTCACATACTGGTTATGGTTTTGGTAATGCATCAAGTTTCCAACAAACTGCAAGTAAACCAAATGACCAAGGTATGAGTTTGATTGATTTGTAG